One Tunturibacter gelidoferens genomic region harbors:
- a CDS encoding FUSC family protein encodes MRNELEPYPGRLDKTVQYTVATVIAAIVVLTFRLPSAVLGVYYPLLLMEDTPASSFRVAKKCGLFLFFAAIWVLCGAVFFLGSPMMHFLWVVCTLFLACWLIEAGEDHAAATSFGIYVATGISVLDAPISPDVRFENILYILLSLVMGIAIFLAVQYVMAGDEKQNGLERGIGTRLLILRNCLELISEGRTPGRLLRRQLRKYFMIGTGRIRKTLLGLDYTRRVRDEQSSAVGLIGNMIEFTYSLVETPGQPVPNQQARLRGVVNAIDQVRADYAARRAPEPIPLPAPQPGELRRSPVYRLEYSIAILTQVYSSYLIADRVPEEHPKPKGLIRPGSVTNPATLRFAMRASLAAIFCYLFYWAVDWPGLSVALTTCIVTGLSSAGASRQKQMLRFFGGAIGGVFAFVAQIFILPRVQSVGGFSLTLAGAIFCSAWVFLASPRIAYAGRQMALAYEAVHLTDPYYNVGLTQVRDRVFGVFLGLVAMWLIFDRLWSRPAAPTMTQLFDETLDCIAELPERGSVEAVPALTRLRETIDGNFDKIRDLADAVLLEFRRDRAHDLISRYRVRSWMPLIRSIFMLRLAIMRRCWVDEAGVDDPRVAEAIATSTSVLQEIRGMATVDISKRPDPPLAARVVPIPKTTANEPAVVRIAASLATVSAYLREDVLLDLRGT; translated from the coding sequence GTGCGGAATGAACTCGAGCCGTATCCGGGCCGTCTCGACAAAACGGTTCAATACACAGTTGCGACCGTGATTGCAGCCATCGTAGTACTGACCTTTCGATTGCCGAGCGCTGTGCTTGGGGTCTACTATCCGCTCCTGCTGATGGAGGACACGCCTGCTTCGAGCTTTCGCGTAGCTAAAAAATGCGGCCTGTTTCTTTTTTTTGCCGCAATCTGGGTTTTGTGCGGTGCGGTCTTTTTTCTTGGATCTCCTATGATGCACTTTCTTTGGGTGGTCTGTACGCTATTTCTCGCTTGCTGGTTGATTGAAGCGGGGGAGGATCATGCGGCGGCGACCAGTTTCGGGATTTACGTGGCCACAGGCATCAGTGTTCTTGATGCGCCGATCTCTCCAGATGTTCGCTTTGAGAACATCCTTTACATTTTGCTGAGCCTGGTCATGGGGATTGCGATCTTCCTGGCCGTTCAATATGTCATGGCTGGCGACGAGAAACAAAATGGCCTGGAGCGAGGTATCGGTACAAGGCTTCTAATTTTGCGTAACTGTCTGGAGTTGATTTCGGAAGGGCGTACACCGGGGCGATTGCTTCGGCGGCAGTTGCGGAAGTATTTCATGATCGGGACAGGGCGAATACGAAAGACATTGCTTGGGCTGGACTACACGCGACGAGTTCGCGATGAACAGTCGTCAGCCGTTGGTCTGATCGGCAATATGATTGAGTTTACTTACAGTCTGGTAGAGACGCCCGGTCAACCTGTGCCCAATCAGCAGGCGCGACTGCGTGGGGTAGTGAATGCGATTGATCAGGTGCGAGCGGATTATGCTGCGAGGCGAGCGCCGGAACCTATTCCGTTGCCTGCTCCGCAGCCGGGTGAACTGCGTCGCTCGCCGGTGTACCGGCTCGAATACTCGATTGCTATTCTTACCCAGGTTTACTCCAGCTATTTGATTGCTGACCGGGTTCCTGAAGAGCACCCGAAACCGAAGGGCCTGATTCGACCTGGATCAGTTACGAATCCTGCAACTCTGCGATTCGCAATGCGGGCGTCTTTGGCCGCTATTTTTTGCTACCTGTTTTATTGGGCTGTTGATTGGCCAGGTTTGTCCGTCGCTCTAACCACGTGCATCGTGACGGGGCTCTCGAGTGCAGGGGCGTCACGTCAGAAGCAGATGCTTCGCTTTTTTGGAGGGGCTATTGGTGGGGTGTTTGCCTTCGTTGCGCAGATATTCATTTTGCCGCGTGTTCAATCGGTTGGCGGATTCAGCTTGACGCTGGCCGGAGCGATCTTCTGCTCGGCGTGGGTCTTCTTAGCTTCGCCGCGTATCGCGTATGCCGGCCGTCAGATGGCGCTTGCTTATGAGGCTGTCCATCTAACCGATCCGTACTATAACGTCGGGCTCACTCAGGTGCGGGATCGCGTCTTTGGAGTTTTTCTCGGGCTGGTTGCAATGTGGCTGATCTTTGACCGGCTGTGGTCGCGTCCTGCGGCACCCACGATGACGCAATTGTTTGATGAAACGCTTGATTGCATCGCGGAGCTTCCTGAGCGGGGGAGTGTTGAAGCGGTTCCTGCGCTCACGCGATTGCGAGAGACGATTGATGGTAACTTCGACAAGATCCGAGATCTGGCTGATGCTGTGTTGCTCGAATTCAGACGGGATAGGGCACACGACCTGATATCACGCTATCGCGTTCGTTCCTGGATGCCGCTGATACGGAGCATCTTCATGCTGCGGTTGGCTATCATGCGGCGCTGCTGGGTTGACGAAGCGGGTGTAGATGATCCGCGAGTTGCAGAAGCGATCGCCACTTCGACGAGTGTGCTCCAGGAGATTCGCGGGATGGCTACCGTTGATATTTCGAAGAGGCCTGATCCACCTTTGGCAGCGCGCGTGGTGCCGATTCCTAAAACAACAGCGAACGAACCGGCGGTTGTGAGGATTGCTGCTTCTCTCGCAACGGTGAGCGCCTACCTTCGCGAAGACGTATTGCTTGATTTACGCGGAACTTGA
- a CDS encoding biotin/lipoyl-binding protein, translated as MADSIDPRPDADPVGRIISITIIASAVVCLILVIVLTAMHPRTDDATVFANFIGIAPVVEGPVVHLAVQDNQYVHKGDLLYEIDDLPYRYALKQALSEQAALEGNIRDQTRQIAGQRSAVVAQRAAQNASEAAMHRATALIDEATADVGHAEAAVKQAQAEYDYAESNLKRVEPLLTRKFVTADQVDQLRSNTKARAEQLRQAQAQLVLKQASLKAALEGQTQSVAEVGQNEAQVEQRGREVRILDPLTTQREGRQAAVEHAYYNLNHCRVYAPFDARVTNLTIAEGAYAHVGEQLFTLIDARIWWTVANFREDQIGHIHPGDHARVFIMQVPNAEFDGVVDSVGYGVIPDPDVIGVIKPGLPATDRTLNWVHLASRYPVRVRILNAPAEVLRVGATSLVAIQGGNHR; from the coding sequence ATGGCCGACTCCATCGATCCTCGACCAGACGCAGACCCGGTTGGGAGAATCATCTCGATCACTATCATTGCAAGCGCTGTTGTTTGCCTCATTCTGGTGATCGTGCTGACAGCGATGCACCCACGAACGGATGACGCCACGGTGTTCGCAAATTTCATTGGGATTGCTCCGGTTGTAGAGGGGCCAGTAGTGCACCTGGCTGTGCAGGACAATCAGTATGTACACAAGGGCGATCTGCTTTATGAGATCGACGATCTGCCTTATCGCTACGCTCTGAAGCAGGCACTGTCGGAGCAGGCCGCGCTTGAGGGGAATATTCGCGATCAGACGCGCCAGATCGCTGGTCAAAGGAGCGCCGTCGTTGCGCAGAGAGCGGCGCAGAATGCTTCAGAGGCTGCGATGCATCGGGCTACGGCATTGATTGATGAGGCGACAGCCGACGTGGGACATGCGGAGGCCGCCGTAAAACAGGCTCAGGCTGAGTACGACTATGCCGAGAGCAATCTGAAACGCGTCGAGCCATTGCTGACGCGAAAGTTTGTGACTGCGGACCAGGTGGATCAACTGCGCTCGAATACGAAGGCCAGAGCTGAACAGCTTCGGCAGGCGCAGGCGCAGTTAGTGCTCAAGCAGGCGTCGCTGAAAGCTGCTCTTGAAGGACAGACTCAGTCTGTCGCCGAGGTTGGTCAGAATGAAGCGCAGGTGGAGCAGCGCGGTCGCGAGGTGAGAATACTTGATCCTCTTACGACACAACGCGAAGGGCGACAGGCAGCGGTAGAGCATGCTTACTACAACCTGAACCATTGCCGGGTGTATGCACCCTTCGATGCGCGCGTGACGAATCTGACGATTGCGGAGGGCGCGTATGCGCATGTTGGGGAACAACTGTTCACGCTGATCGATGCGCGAATCTGGTGGACGGTCGCGAACTTTCGCGAGGACCAGATTGGCCATATACATCCTGGCGATCACGCAAGGGTGTTCATTATGCAGGTGCCGAATGCGGAGTTTGACGGAGTCGTCGACAGTGTTGGCTACGGAGTTATACCTGACCCTGACGTTATTGGTGTCATAAAGCCCGGATTGCCGGCAACCGATCGCACACTCAACTGGGTGCACCTGGCGTCACGGTATCCGGTTCGGGTCCGCATTCTGAATGCGCCTGCGGAAGTGCTGCGAGTGGGCGCTACGAGCCTTGTAGCGATACAGGGAGGCAATCATCGCTAG
- a CDS encoding TolC family protein — MKLQGLLLSNRGMLGIAFVCMFLPVIAHPQHAPQVPDRPWDSNWAESGVHAEPGNELKLDPTHTYVLAELIDLAELNNPETREAWAFAKGRAARLGISRSDLYPTLVASALGVASKDGILINDRFVLQTLGEYDLAISLSYTLLDFGERRGHIDEDRAQLLAANFAFNQVHLKIVSRVLAAFFRLQQTQGEVAAAEANLTSARTVREAAEQRLDLGVATVPDLLEARSTEARAVYNLESARGARQIASGDLATVLTASPASDYKVQSLDSLPIPNELNETAEQAINKALSQRPDLLAQMERVRAASGAITSARSEWYPRLTFQGDEDFLRAYGEQTPFPGVYAGANTYHAELSLNWTVFDGGRRRNDVEEAHASQKQAQSAVDRMRDEVSDEVWRAYSNVNTAFRQRDAATMLLTASTDSYEAALQSYRLGVRNLVDLLAAERDLADARSADITARVSVLNSLAELAYSTGDLLKTTARRPSP; from the coding sequence ATGAAATTACAAGGATTACTCCTGTCGAATCGTGGAATGTTGGGCATTGCCTTCGTCTGCATGTTTCTGCCAGTGATTGCGCATCCGCAACATGCGCCGCAGGTTCCTGACCGTCCATGGGACAGCAACTGGGCAGAGAGCGGTGTGCATGCGGAGCCAGGTAACGAGCTGAAGCTTGATCCGACCCACACTTATGTACTCGCGGAGCTGATTGATCTCGCCGAGCTGAATAATCCTGAGACGCGTGAAGCCTGGGCATTCGCCAAAGGTCGCGCAGCTCGATTGGGGATCTCCCGCTCTGACCTATACCCGACGCTGGTGGCGAGCGCTTTGGGAGTGGCGTCGAAGGATGGCATTTTGATCAATGATCGCTTTGTGCTGCAAACGCTCGGAGAGTATGACCTTGCTATCAGCCTCTCTTATACGCTTCTCGACTTTGGCGAGCGCCGCGGTCACATCGACGAGGACCGTGCACAGCTTCTGGCGGCTAACTTCGCATTCAACCAGGTTCACCTGAAGATTGTGAGCAGGGTACTTGCAGCTTTTTTCCGGCTTCAGCAGACTCAAGGCGAAGTCGCTGCAGCGGAGGCTAATCTAACTTCGGCGCGTACTGTGCGCGAAGCCGCCGAGCAACGACTTGATCTTGGCGTGGCCACCGTTCCTGATCTGCTTGAGGCACGCAGCACGGAGGCGCGCGCTGTCTATAACCTCGAGTCGGCACGAGGCGCGCGCCAGATTGCTTCGGGCGATCTTGCAACCGTACTCACGGCCTCTCCAGCGAGTGACTACAAAGTTCAGAGCCTCGATAGCCTCCCAATTCCGAATGAGTTGAATGAAACTGCTGAACAAGCGATTAATAAAGCACTCTCGCAACGCCCCGATCTGCTTGCCCAGATGGAGCGGGTTCGCGCAGCCAGCGGAGCGATCACGAGCGCTCGTTCCGAGTGGTACCCGCGATTGACGTTTCAGGGTGACGAGGATTTTCTGAGGGCATATGGCGAACAAACTCCATTTCCTGGTGTGTATGCTGGCGCAAATACCTATCATGCGGAACTTTCGCTGAACTGGACGGTGTTCGATGGCGGGCGCCGGAGGAACGATGTCGAGGAGGCACATGCTTCGCAGAAGCAAGCGCAATCGGCGGTTGATCGAATGCGCGATGAGGTGAGTGATGAAGTGTGGAGGGCATATTCCAATGTCAACACCGCGTTTCGTCAACGCGACGCTGCGACCATGCTGTTGACCGCTTCGACGGATTCTTATGAAGCCGCGTTGCAGAGTTACCGCCTTGGCGTACGCAACCTGGTTGACCTGCTGGCTGCAGAACGCGATCTGGCTGATGCCCGTTCGGCTGACATAACGGCCCGGGTGAGTGTGCTTAATTCGCTGGCGGAGCTGGCGTACAGCACGGGAGATCTTCTTAAAACCACAGCCAGGAGACCTTCTCCATGA
- a CDS encoding amidohydrolase, whose protein sequence is MKLSWLCSLIVVLGACCCSASATEASLILVNAKLWTENPAQPTAQAVALDGSRILAVGNNAAIRKLVGPDTRIIDLGGRLLLPGFNDSHVHFLIGGGSLITVHLGAANSQAEFKERIAQFAGTLPKGAWLRNGLWDHQRWNPPVLPDHQLIDDVSGDHPAFLWRLDGHMALMNAQAMKLAGIDRNTKDVPGGEIERDKDGNPTGILKDAAIALVQRIMPPLSPKEESQAMEAAAHGVTSVQNMADSSEDRGQPDNFREFQKIERAGKLTVRIYEAFPVRDWKTLADAGIVAPFGSPYLRIGNLKAFADGALGSETAWMDEPFTNNPAKSGLASPDLLDVEHFYESMRQADKAGLQLTIHAIGDRANRTILDLYGRLEKDNGPADRRPRIEHAQHLHPEDYARFAKLGVIVSMQPYHAIDDGRWAETILGPQRIKSSYAWKSLLDAGATLAFGSDWPVAPLDPVMGIYAATTRRTFDGKNPNGWIPEQRITVAQAVHAYTMGSAFAEHQETVKGSIEPGKLADLVVLSDDIFTIPPEAIEKTRVDMTIFDGKVIYQR, encoded by the coding sequence ATGAAGCTTTCCTGGCTATGCTCGCTCATTGTTGTGCTCGGCGCCTGCTGCTGCAGCGCGTCGGCTACGGAGGCGAGCCTGATCCTCGTCAACGCCAAGCTATGGACCGAAAATCCGGCGCAGCCCACCGCCCAGGCAGTGGCGCTCGATGGTTCCAGGATCCTCGCGGTCGGCAATAACGCAGCGATTAGAAAACTCGTCGGCCCCGACACCCGCATCATCGATCTCGGCGGCCGCCTTCTCCTGCCCGGCTTCAACGACTCCCACGTGCATTTCCTCATCGGCGGCGGTTCGCTGATCACCGTGCATCTTGGCGCAGCCAACAGCCAGGCCGAGTTCAAGGAGCGCATCGCTCAATTCGCGGGAACCCTGCCCAAAGGTGCGTGGCTTCGCAATGGCCTTTGGGATCATCAACGCTGGAATCCGCCCGTTCTGCCCGACCACCAGTTGATTGACGATGTCTCCGGCGATCATCCTGCATTCTTGTGGCGGCTCGACGGACACATGGCCCTCATGAATGCACAGGCCATGAAGCTCGCCGGCATCGACCGAAACACGAAGGACGTGCCGGGCGGAGAAATCGAGCGCGACAAGGACGGCAACCCGACCGGCATTCTCAAAGACGCTGCCATCGCTCTCGTCCAGCGCATCATGCCTCCGCTGTCTCCCAAAGAGGAGTCCCAGGCCATGGAAGCAGCAGCTCACGGCGTAACCAGCGTGCAGAACATGGCCGACAGCTCCGAAGACCGCGGCCAGCCGGACAATTTTCGCGAGTTCCAGAAGATCGAGCGCGCTGGCAAGTTGACTGTCCGCATCTACGAGGCTTTTCCCGTCCGCGATTGGAAGACTCTGGCCGACGCCGGCATCGTCGCGCCTTTTGGCAGTCCTTATCTCCGCATTGGCAATCTGAAAGCCTTCGCCGATGGCGCCCTTGGTTCTGAAACTGCCTGGATGGATGAGCCGTTCACGAACAATCCGGCGAAGAGCGGCCTCGCCAGCCCCGATCTTCTCGACGTCGAGCATTTCTACGAATCGATGCGCCAGGCCGACAAGGCCGGACTCCAGCTTACGATCCACGCCATCGGCGATCGCGCCAACCGCACCATACTCGATCTCTACGGCCGCCTGGAAAAAGACAATGGCCCTGCCGATCGCCGCCCCCGCATCGAGCACGCGCAGCACCTTCATCCGGAGGACTACGCGCGCTTCGCAAAGCTTGGCGTGATCGTTTCCATGCAGCCCTACCACGCAATCGACGACGGACGGTGGGCTGAAACCATCCTTGGCCCGCAGCGTATCAAGTCGAGCTATGCATGGAAATCCCTGCTGGATGCCGGTGCAACACTCGCCTTCGGTTCCGACTGGCCGGTCGCGCCATTGGATCCCGTGATGGGCATCTATGCCGCCACCACTCGCCGCACCTTCGACGGTAAGAACCCAAACGGTTGGATTCCCGAGCAGCGCATCACCGTTGCGCAGGCAGTGCACGCCTACACCATGGGATCCGCATTTGCCGAACACCAGGAGACGGTCAAAGGATCCATCGAACCCGGCAAGCTGGCAGACCTGGTAGTGCTCTCCGACGACATCTTTACAATCCCGCCAGAGGCGATCGAGAAGACCAGGGTCGACATGACCATCTTCGACGGCAAGGTGATCTACCAGCGCTGA
- a CDS encoding class I SAM-dependent methyltransferase: MTEWNASEYARLSALQAGMAEEVLSLLDLSGAEQILDVGCGNGKTTTEIAVRVPKGNVVGVDASAEMINFAMAHRDATLHSNLQFVVADARHLPFEEEFDLVVSFNALHWIPEQGQALQSICSALKPDGRAKLRLVPKGERMSLEDVIEDTRLSPRWAGYFKSFHDPYLHLTPEQYGILAERNGFRVLRTHTEAKAWDFQSRSAFLAFGSVTFIEWTQRLPEGKRLDFVKDVLDRYQRVAADSPGEENLFRFYQMDITLLRK, encoded by the coding sequence ATGACTGAATGGAACGCGTCAGAGTACGCGCGACTGTCTGCATTGCAGGCGGGGATGGCCGAAGAGGTCCTGTCCCTGCTCGACCTGAGCGGTGCGGAACAGATTCTGGACGTCGGATGCGGGAACGGGAAGACCACAACTGAGATCGCCGTACGCGTTCCCAAAGGGAATGTCGTTGGGGTAGATGCCTCCGCCGAGATGATCAACTTCGCAATGGCTCACCGTGACGCCACACTACACTCCAATCTTCAGTTCGTCGTTGCGGACGCCCGGCATCTACCATTCGAGGAGGAGTTTGATCTCGTCGTCTCGTTCAACGCACTTCACTGGATCCCGGAGCAGGGTCAAGCGCTCCAATCCATATGCTCTGCCCTCAAACCTGATGGTCGGGCTAAGCTGCGCCTGGTGCCAAAAGGCGAGCGAATGAGTCTGGAAGACGTGATCGAAGACACGCGCCTATCACCACGTTGGGCTGGCTATTTCAAGTCCTTCCATGATCCATATCTCCACCTCACACCCGAGCAGTATGGCATTCTTGCCGAACGAAACGGATTTCGTGTTCTTCGCACACATACTGAAGCCAAAGCCTGGGATTTTCAATCACGTTCTGCCTTCCTCGCGTTCGGCTCCGTCACTTTCATCGAGTGGACGCAGCGCCTGCCGGAGGGCAAACGTCTCGACTTTGTTAAAGACGTGCTCGATCGTTACCAGCGCGTAGCTGCCGATTCTCCGGGAGAGGAAAATCTCTTCCGGTTCTATCAGATGGATATCACCCTGTTACGGAAATAG
- a CDS encoding YtcA family lipoprotein produces the protein MNNHFHCSPVSSLGIKDSRVLRRPRFWATFLPLAGLCGCRRAPSLGIYGSYFPGWLICLVLGIALTVAIHLVLRRLGYEARLNPLGLVYIALSITLTCLLWLVLFY, from the coding sequence ATGAACAACCACTTTCATTGCTCTCCTGTGTCGTCTCTCGGAATCAAAGATTCTCGAGTGCTACGTCGTCCTCGATTCTGGGCGACGTTCCTGCCGCTTGCCGGGTTGTGTGGTTGCCGACGGGCCCCATCGCTCGGCATCTATGGCTCCTATTTTCCTGGGTGGCTGATCTGCCTTGTCCTTGGTATCGCACTCACTGTAGCGATCCATCTCGTGCTGAGGCGACTGGGCTATGAAGCTCGCCTGAATCCGCTTGGCCTTGTGTACATCGCGCTTTCGATTACGCTCACGTGTCTGTTGTGGCTGGTTCTCTTTTATTAG
- a CDS encoding IS110 family transposase, producing the protein MNFIGLDIHKKTISYCVKDISGKVQSEGKIPATRHGLREWVGTLAKPWTVAMEATMFTGWIYDYLRPHAAAVKVAHPLMLRAIAVAKKKNDRIDAGRIADCMRCDFLPECYMAPMEIRQRRRTLRYRKLLVRQNVQLKNKIAQLLMESGVSYNKEKLHQQGYFHQVLPANPEIDPSLWPLLKLTREMIERTQKTERALLRSLEADPLLAT; encoded by the coding sequence ATGAACTTCATCGGGTTGGACATCCACAAGAAGACGATCAGTTATTGCGTGAAGGACATCAGTGGCAAGGTGCAATCGGAGGGCAAGATTCCGGCGACGCGGCACGGCCTGCGGGAGTGGGTTGGGACGCTCGCGAAGCCCTGGACGGTGGCGATGGAAGCGACCATGTTTACGGGCTGGATCTACGACTACCTTCGACCGCACGCGGCAGCGGTGAAGGTGGCTCATCCCCTGATGCTGCGTGCCATTGCCGTGGCGAAGAAGAAGAACGATCGCATCGATGCAGGCAGGATAGCCGACTGCATGCGTTGTGACTTCCTGCCGGAGTGCTACATGGCACCGATGGAGATCCGGCAGCGCCGGCGCACGCTGCGCTACCGGAAGCTGCTGGTCCGGCAGAACGTCCAGTTGAAGAACAAGATCGCGCAGCTGCTGATGGAGTCCGGCGTCAGCTACAACAAGGAGAAGCTGCATCAGCAAGGATATTTCCACCAGGTTCTACCCGCGAACCCGGAGATCGACCCCTCGCTGTGGCCACTGCTGAAGCTCACGCGCGAGATGATCGAGCGCACCCAGAAGACGGAACGAGCTCTGCTGCGTTCGCTCGAAGCCGACCCACTGCTCGCAACGTGA
- a CDS encoding IS110 family transposase, which yields MSLVQPTQTPAVLVAIDIAKLRHDVLIEAPGWKNRKRLILPNTAAEFGLFADYLHGLKHPVRVVFEATGNYHRPLAHFLKSEGFHLELIASLAVARTREAMHNSWDKNDPKDAQVLLHLLKTGVTQHYHDPLTNQIHDFQELSLTYAQISLEKTRTQHRLLTHYLPLYFPKIERYYHASRSEWLLVFLQVFPTPALIARLSMEDFVQQAWTIVGRKVSKQRLLEDIYRTAQSSIGIPVEMDSEAVAMFRVVLGEMIRLCQLRDQLEQRAACHLKDNADFRRLQRMPGIGPILALTILAEAGDLRRFNHHRQFLKFCGLDLSTQQSGQFRGTTKLSKYGNARLRCAFWMAATVSVRLSENSFRDKFERYLRRDPLSADRKRMAYVAVAAKMARLAHGIIKTGTEDLVDNDPAFHLVEISF from the coding sequence ATGTCCCTTGTCCAGCCTACTCAAACGCCAGCGGTTCTGGTAGCCATTGATATCGCCAAGCTGCGTCACGATGTCTTGATTGAAGCGCCGGGATGGAAGAACCGCAAGCGCCTGATTCTGCCCAACACTGCGGCCGAGTTCGGGCTCTTTGCCGATTACCTCCATGGCCTGAAGCATCCCGTGCGGGTCGTCTTCGAGGCCACCGGCAACTACCATCGGCCACTTGCCCACTTCCTGAAGAGCGAAGGATTCCATCTGGAGTTGATCGCTTCCTTAGCCGTGGCCCGTACCCGTGAAGCGATGCATAACTCCTGGGACAAGAATGATCCGAAGGACGCCCAAGTCCTGCTTCATCTGCTCAAGACTGGCGTGACTCAGCACTACCATGACCCGCTCACGAACCAGATCCATGACTTTCAGGAGCTGTCGCTGACCTATGCTCAGATCTCGCTGGAGAAGACACGGACGCAGCATCGGCTCTTGACCCATTACCTGCCGCTCTACTTTCCGAAGATCGAGCGGTACTATCATGCCTCACGTTCTGAGTGGCTCTTAGTCTTCCTTCAGGTCTTCCCCACGCCTGCTCTGATTGCACGCCTCTCGATGGAAGACTTTGTCCAGCAAGCGTGGACGATTGTCGGACGCAAGGTCAGTAAACAGCGGCTGCTCGAAGACATCTACCGTACTGCTCAGTCCTCGATCGGTATCCCGGTTGAGATGGACTCAGAAGCAGTTGCCATGTTCCGAGTGGTGCTCGGTGAGATGATCCGACTCTGCCAGTTACGTGATCAGCTGGAACAACGAGCTGCGTGTCATCTCAAGGACAACGCCGATTTCCGACGTCTCCAGCGGATGCCGGGCATCGGTCCCATCCTGGCGCTCACGATCCTTGCCGAAGCCGGTGACCTGCGTCGCTTCAATCACCATCGTCAGTTCCTCAAGTTCTGTGGCCTCGATCTCTCGACCCAGCAGTCGGGCCAGTTCCGGGGAACCACCAAGCTGTCGAAGTACGGTAACGCCCGCCTACGCTGCGCCTTTTGGATGGCCGCCACCGTGTCCGTGCGTCTGAGTGAGAACAGCTTCCGAGACAAGTTCGAACGATATCTCCGGCGTGATCCCCTGAGTGCCGACCGCAAGCGCATGGCGTATGTCGCCGTAGCTGCCAAGATGGCTCGCTTGGCCCATGGGATCATCAAGACCGGAACCGAGGACCTCGTAGATAATGATCCGGCCTTCCACTTGGTTGAGATTTCATTTTGA
- a CDS encoding lactate 2-monooxygenase has translation MKARMSLSGLRTCIRYRKSTVRMPHFGDYQTEIYFKGLRGVLPSLPADFKLLEQRAQAAMPPSVLSYVQGGCGDEFTQSQNAEAFHHWGLVPRMLVDCSTRDLTLDLFGLKLPTPIFLSPIGVLGICTPDGHGDLAVARASAATGVPMIASTLSNDTLEAVAASLGDTPGFFQLYTPKDDALTESLIHRAESAGFKAIVVTLDTWLLGWRPRDLNAANFPQLRGAALQNYFTDPCFRGSLAKPPEEDLSAAVMQWTQNIGNPLTWKHLPWLRSLTKLPLILKGICHPDDARRAIDAGIEGIYCSNHGGRQANGGVPAIDMLPGIVEACGRTPVLFDSGVRSGSDVVKALAMGAAAVGIGRPYVYGLALAGTEGVTHVLRSFLAEADLLMAIDGFPTLTALRQAGVVRL, from the coding sequence ATGAAAGCTCGAATGTCGCTTTCAGGTCTACGAACCTGTATTCGCTATAGAAAGAGCACGGTGAGAATGCCCCACTTCGGCGACTATCAAACTGAGATCTACTTCAAAGGCCTTCGCGGCGTGCTTCCCAGCCTTCCCGCCGACTTCAAGCTTCTGGAGCAGAGGGCACAGGCAGCCATGCCTCCTTCTGTTCTGTCTTACGTTCAGGGGGGCTGCGGCGATGAGTTCACGCAAAGTCAAAATGCGGAGGCGTTTCATCATTGGGGGCTTGTTCCTCGCATGTTGGTGGACTGCTCCACGCGCGACCTGACCCTCGACCTCTTTGGCCTCAAGCTACCCACTCCCATTTTTCTCAGCCCGATAGGTGTCCTTGGTATCTGTACGCCGGATGGCCACGGCGACCTCGCCGTCGCACGTGCGTCAGCCGCAACCGGCGTACCAATGATTGCGTCAACGCTGTCCAACGACACGCTTGAGGCGGTCGCTGCAAGCCTCGGCGACACTCCTGGATTTTTCCAGCTCTACACCCCGAAGGACGATGCCCTCACCGAGAGCCTTATCCATCGCGCCGAGTCCGCAGGTTTCAAAGCAATCGTCGTCACACTCGACACGTGGCTTCTCGGATGGCGACCACGAGACCTCAACGCCGCGAACTTCCCGCAGCTGCGCGGGGCCGCACTTCAGAACTACTTTACGGATCCCTGCTTTCGCGGCTCACTCGCGAAGCCTCCCGAAGAGGATCTCTCCGCCGCGGTCATGCAGTGGACTCAAAACATTGGCAACCCCCTTACATGGAAACATCTTCCATGGCTGCGTTCTCTCACCAAACTGCCTCTCATCCTCAAGGGCATCTGTCATCCCGATGACGCCAGACGCGCCATCGACGCTGGGATCGAAGGAATCTACTGTTCGAATCACGGAGGACGCCAGGCCAACGGTGGCGTCCCCGCGATCGATATGCTCCCCGGCATCGTAGAGGCTTGTGGCAGGACCCCGGTTCTGTTCGACTCTGGGGTTCGATCCGGCAGCGATGTCGTCAAGGCTTTAGCAATGGGGGCAGCTGCTGTCGGAATTGGACGTCCGTACGTCTATGGTCTGGCTCTTGCTGGAACCGAGGGAGTGACTCATGTTCTGAGGAGTTTTCTGGCCGAAGCCGACCTGCTGATGGCCATCGACGGCTTCCCCACTCTCACCGCTCTACGGCAGGCGGGCGTTGTCCGCCTATAA